A window of the Lactuca sativa cultivar Salinas chromosome 7, Lsat_Salinas_v11, whole genome shotgun sequence genome harbors these coding sequences:
- the LOC111895112 gene encoding eukaryotic translation initiation factor 3 subunit A, whose protein sequence is MATFAKPENALKRAEELINVGQKQDALQALHDLITSKRYRAWQKTHEKIMFKYIELCVDMRRGRFAKDGLIQYRIICQQVNVNSLEEVIKHFMDLSTKRAELARSQAQALEEALDVDDLEADKRPEDLMLSYVSGEKGKDRSDRELVTPWFKFLWETYRTVLEILRNNSKLMALYADTAHRAFQFCKQYKRTTEFRRLCEIIRNHLANLNKYRDQRDRPDLTAPESLHFYLDTRFEQLKVATELELWQEAFRSVEDIYGLTSMVKKMPKSSLMAIYYAKLTEIFWISSSHLYHAYAWFKLFQLQKSFNKNLNQKDLQLIASSVLLAALSAPPYDHLKTASHLELEHDKERNLRMYNLIGFNIDAKLETREVLSRSSLLADLVSKGVMTYVTQEVKDLYHLLENEFLPLDLASKVQPLLTKIAKLGGKISSASSVPEVQLSQYIPALEKVATLRLLQQVSQVYQTMKVETLSKMVPFFDFSAVERISVDAVKHNFIAMKVDHMKGAIIFGDLGFESDTLQDHLSVLAINLNKSRSLIYPSQSKASKLSAMLPSLADIVDKEHKKLLARKSIIEKRKEEQERHLLEMEREEETKRLKLQKKTEEAEQKRLATEFEERKHQRILREIEEREREEAQALLNDVGKRIKKKGKKPIIEGEKVTKQSLMELAMQEQVRERQEMEKKMQKLIKTMDHFERAKREEAAPLIEAAFQRCLAEEKIRHEREQQLEVELSRERHEGDLKEKYRLARVMEHKMELEEKVVSRRKAEYDRMRAEREERLGQILKARKEERDLKRKMLFYLKTEKERLDKLREEEEARKREEAERRKKEEAERRAKLDEIAERQRKREQELEERERLRKEAILRGTPLDGPTRPSELPAPTPAPAAAAAAAPAAAAASAAGSGGGKYVPRHRRGAPAETAAPPPAQPPSDRWGSGKPEERGAAPPGDKWRPSSFGSGSAGGASGGAGGKSWSSSRFSR, encoded by the exons ATGGCGACTTTTGCTAAACCAGAGAATGCATTGAAACGAGCGGAAG AATTGATAAATGTTGGTCAGAAGCAAGATGCATTGCAAGCTCTTCATGATCTTATTACATCAAAAAGGTACAGGGCATGGCAGAAAACACATGAAAAGATTATGTTCAAGTACATCGAGCTTTGTGTTGATATGAGGAGGGGTAGATTTGCCAAAGATGGCCTCATCCAATACCGCATAATCTGCCAGCAAGTTAATGTTAATTCTTTGGAAGAAGTGATTAAGCACTTCATGGATCTTTCAACCAAAAGGGCTGAGCTGGCACGTAGCCAGGCACAAGCTTTAGAGGAAGCTCTCGATGTTGATGACCTTGAAGCCGATAAAAGACCAGAAGACCTAATGTTAAGCTATGTCAGTGGTGAAAAGGGAAAGGATCGTTCAGATAGGGAGCTTGTGACTCCATGGTTTAAGTTCTTATGGGAGACATATAGGACAGTTCTTGAAATTCTCCGAAACAATTCCAAGTTGATGGCTCTTTATGCT GATACTGCTCATCGTGCCTTCCAATTCTGCAAGCAATACAAAAGAACAACAGAGTTTCGTAGGCTTTGTGAGATTATTAGGAATCATCTTGCAAACCTCAACAAGTACAGAGACCAGAGGGACAGACCTGACCTAACTGCCCCTGAAAGTCTACATTTTTACCTGGACACAAGGTTTGAGCAATTGAAAGTTGCAACCGAATTGGAACTCTGGCAG GAAGCTTTTCGTTCTGTGGAAGATATTTATGGGCTAACAAGCATGGTTAAAAAAATGCCGAAATCGTCCCTGATGGCTATTTACTATGCAAAGTTGACTGAGATCTTTTGGATTTCATCAAGCCATCTATACCATGCATATGCATGGTTTAAGCTTTTTCAACTTCAAAAGAGCTTCAATAAGAATCTGAATCAGAAGGATCTGCAGCTGATTGCATCATCAGTTTTGCTTGCTGCACTTTCAGCTCCTCCATATGATCACCTGAAAACCGCTTCTCATTTGGAACTTGAGCATGACAAAGAACGCAATCTCAGAATGTATAATCTTATTGGCTTCAACATTGATGCAAAGCTTGAGACAAGAGAAGTG CTTTCCAGGTCATCTCTTCTTGCAGATCTG GTTTCTAAAGGTGTGATGACATACGTAACTCAAGAAGTGAAGGATCTGTATCATCTTCTAGAAAATGAATTTCTGCCTTTGGATTTGGCATCAAAAGTACAGCCTTTGTTGACAAAGATTGCAAAACTTGGTGGAAAGATATCTTCAGCTTCTTCTGTACCAGAAGTGCAGCTTTCTCAGTACATTCCTGCTTTGGAAAAAGTAGCCACCTTAAGACTCCTACAACag GTGTCCCAAGTGTACCAAACAATGAAAGTTGAGACTTTATCAAAAATGGTTCCTTTCTTTGACTTCTCAGCTGTAGAGAGGATCTCTGTTGATGCTGTCAAGCATAATTTCATTGCTATGAAAGTTGACCACATGAAGGGTGCCATCATATTTGGTGACTTG GGTTTTGAATCTGACACTCTGCAAGACCACTTGAGTGTTTTGGCTATAAATCTGAACAAATCAAGGTCCCTGATCTATCCTTCTCAATCCAAAGCATCAAAATTGAGTGCTATGCTTCCAAGCTTGGCAGATATTGTTGATAAAGAGCACAAAAAGCTTCTTGCTCGCAAATCCATCATTGAAAAACGCAAGGAAGAACAAGAACGCCACCTTCTTGAAATG GAACGAGAAGAGGAGACAAAAAGATTAAAGCTACAGAAGaaaactgaagaagcagaacaAAAAAGACTTGCAACCGagtttgaagaaaggaagcaccAACGCATCCTCAGAGAAATTGAGGAACGAGAGCGTGAAGAAGCACAAGCATTGCTCAATGATGTTGGGAAACGTATCAAAAAGAAAGGAAAGAAGCCCATCATTGAAGGG GAGAAGGTGACAAAGCAATCGTTGATGGAGTTGGCAATGCAGGAGCAAGTTAGAGAGAGGCAGGAAATGGAAAAGAAGATGCAAAAACTAATCAAGACCATGGATCATTTTGAAAGAGCCAAAAGGGAAGAGGCTGCACCTCTCATTGAAGCTGCTTTCCAAAGATGTTTGGCTGAAGAGAAAATCCGCCATGAACGTGAACAACAG CTTGAGGTTGAACTGAGCAGAGAGCGTCATGAAGGAGATTTGAAGGAGAAGTATAGACTTGCTCGTGTTATGGAACATAAG ATGGAACTTGAGGAAAAAGTTGTGAGCAGGAGAAAGGCAGAGTACGATAGAATGAGAGCTGAGAGAGAGGAAAGACTTGGCCAAATCCTCAAGGCACGAAAAGAGGAAAGGGACCTAAAAAGGAAAATGCTGTTTTATTTGAAGACTGAAAAAGAAAGGCTCGACAAGCTTCGTGAGGAAGAAGAAGCCCGCAAACGTGAAG AGGCTGAAAGGCGGAAGAAAGAGGAGGCTGAACGGAGGGCTAAGTTGGATGAAATAGCTGAAAGGCAGAGGAAAAGAGAACAAGAACTTGAAGAAAGAGAGAGGCTTAGGAAGGAAGCTATCTTACGTGGAACACCGCTCGATGGCCCGACCAGGCCGTCTGAGCTTCCTGCCCCCACTCCCGCACCCGCGGCTGCGGCTGCGGCCGCACCAGCTGCCGCCGCCGCTTCTGCTGCAGGATCTGGTGGTGGGAAATATGTACCAAGGCACCGTAGAGGTGCGCCGGCAGAGACGGCAGCACCGCCACCGGCACAGCCACCCTCTGATAGGTGGGGGAGTGGGAAACCTGAGGAGCGTGGAGCGGCTCCACCGGGCGACAAGTGGCGTCCGTCTTCGTTTGGTAGTGGTAGTGCTGGCGGAGCAAGTGGTGGTGCTGGTGGAAAAAGTTGGTCTTCATCCAGGTTTTCGCGGTGA
- the LOC111895113 gene encoding uncharacterized protein LOC111895113, producing the protein MTPLLRLLRLCDSDEKPALGYVYEGMYRARRGVKELFKKKKELYKPYTDIIDRRWDKMLRKSIHYAAYWLNPVFQYNHENVCSKREVFQGVLDMVENNFSGTSILDLTLSLGKFRDSEGTFGRYSAIASRTSTRPDEWWKLFGEDTLILQKFAIRILSQTASSSGCERNWSVFERIHTKKRNRLEHQRLNDLLFTQEKEIGLVFNNDEADSEFHLLSDREIDAYNTPMSQDP; encoded by the exons ATGACTCCTTTGTTAAGGCTTTTGCGGTTATGTGATTCAGATGAAAAACCTGCATTGGGTTATGTTTATGAGGGAATGTATCGGGCAAGAAGAGGGGTAAAGGAATTAtttaagaagaagaaagaattATACAAGCCTTATACTGACATAATTGATCGTCGTTGGGATAAAATGCTAAGAAAAAGTATTCATTATGCAGCGTATTGGTTAAATCCAGTTTTTCAGTATAATCATGAGAATGTTTGTTCTAAGAGAGAGGTGTTTCAAGGTGTTCTTGATATGGTTGAGAATAATTTTTCCGGTACAAGCATTTTAGATCTTACACTATCTCTTGGCAAGTTTCGTGACAGTGAAGGTACTTTTGGTAGATATAGTGCCATTGCTTCTCGTACTAGTACACGTCCAG ATGAGTGGTGGAAGTTATTTGGCGAAGATACTCTAATATTACAAAAGTTTGCTATTAGAATACTAAGTCAAACCGCATCGTCTTCCGGTTGTGAACGAAATTGGAGTGTCTTTGAAAGGATTCACACAAAAAAGAGGAATAGGTTGGAACATCAAAGACTAAATGATCTTCTATTT ACTCAAG AAAAAGAAATTGGCCTTGTTTTTAATAATGATGAAGCTGATAGTGAATTTCATTTATTAAGCGATCGTGAGATTGATGCATATAACACTCCAATGTCTCAAGATCCATGA
- the LOC128127302 gene encoding uncharacterized protein LOC128127302, with the protein MIKETRVTYVIFVKIWRGGGISRAKKHLVGVIGDISPCTKVSPEVRFLMQGLLKETTQREKRKASGDGINTVTISDDDEETKETQNRNVKARPNKEGKRKGTSSFHLFFIKGINDPSQPTIKSTMQTKQKIHDVDLAIAMWFYDACVPMNACNSPYFQHMVDKIAGIGHGYKAPNYHALRVNLLSDAKKPVTMLIDSYRSQWIESGCTIMSDGWRDTRQRHLIDFLVYCPKGISFLKSVDASDIESNASNLCNLFVEIVEMVGHKNVVQIVTDNAANYKLAGSNLCERYPSITWSPCESHSLNLILKDVSELHNVKSLVTLASRVTVFIYNHKWPLN; encoded by the coding sequence ATGATAAAGGAAACAAGAGTTACATATGTAATTTTTGTCAAAATTTGGCGTGGTGGTGGCATAAGCAGAGCTAAGAAACATCTTGTCGGTGTTATTGGTGACATATCACCTTGTACTAAAGTATCTCCAGAAGTCCGTTTCTTAATGCAAGGTCTTTTGAAAGAAACGACACAAAGGGAAAAACGTAAAGCTAGTGGTGATGGCATAAACACTGTTACTATCTCGGATGACGATGAAGAAACGAAAGAAACACAAAATCGAAATGTCAAAGCACGACCTAATAAAGAAGGAAAACGGAAAGGTACATCAAGTTTTCATCTTTTCTTCATAAAAGGTATAAATGATCCTTCTCAACCCACTATTAAATCTACCATGCAAACTAAGCAAAAAATACATGATGTCGATTTAGCAATTGCGATGTGGTTCTATGATGCATGTGTACCTATGAATGCTTGTAACTCTCCTTATTTTCAACATATGGTAGATAAAATAGCGGGTATTGGTCATGGGTACAAAGCACCTAATTATCATGCTTTGAGGGTCAATTTATTGTCAGATGCAAAGAAGCCTGTTACAATGTTAATTGATTCATATAGAAGTCAATGGATTGAAAGTGGTTGCACAATCATGAGTGATGGGTGGAGGGATACTAGGCAACGCCATTTGATTGATTTTTTGGTTTATTGTCCGAAAGGAATATCATTTCTTAAATCTGTTGATGCATCTGATATAGAGAGTAATGCTTCAAATTTGTGTAATTTGTTTGTTGAGATTGTTGAAATGGTAGGACACAAGAATGTGGTTCAAATTGTTACTGATAATGCTGCCAATTACAAACTTGCTGGTAGTAACCTATGTGAAAGATATCCTTCTATTACTTGGTCTCCATGTGAATCACATTCTCTTAATCTTATATTAAAGGATGTTTCGGAATTACACAATGTAAAAAGTTTGGTCACTCTTGCATCCAGGGTTACTGTTTTTATTTACAATCATAAGTGGCCCTTGAATTGA